CCACGCTCGGGATGCTCAGCAGGTTGTCGCTGGGGTCGCCGCGCAGGGCGGCGAAGTCGGGGTACTGCGCCGGGGTCAGGCCGTACTTCTCCATGACCGCCTCGGGCGTGAACCTCGTCATGTCGCTGATGCCGCGCCGCGTCATCAGGACGGTGATGTGCTCGTTGACCAGCTGCAGCGCGTCGCGGTCGCCGGTCACGATCAGGACGTTCATGCCCTGCTCGGCGGCGCGGGTGGCGAGGGTGGCGATGAGGTCGTCGGCCTCGAAGCCGGCCTTGGACAGCCGCGGGATGCGGAACGTGTCGAGCAACTCGAAGATGAGCTGCATCTGACCGCGGAAGTCCTCGGGTGTCTCGCTCCGGTTGGCCTTGTAGTCGGAGTACGCCTCATGGCGGAAGGTCGGCTCCGACCGGTCGAAGGCCACCGCCACATGGGTGGGCTGCTCGTCGCGCAGGACGTTGGTCAGCATCGAGGTGAACCCGTAGACCGCCTCGGTGTGCTGACCGTCGGTGGTCATCAGGTTGGCGTCCTTCAGCGCGAAGAACGCGCGGTAGGCCAGGGAATGCCCGTCAAGCAGCAGCAGGCACGGGCGGCTGGGGGTCACTTCACTCTTCGGCACACACGCAGCCTAGTCTGCGTGTGCGACAGAAAACCCGAGCTCGGAAGAGTGGAGACGTCCCTTTGACGCAGACCAACCCCATGGACTTCTCGGCGTACGGCGCCGCGCACGAGGGCACGCTCCCCGACCGCATGGGCATCGAGTTCATCGAGGCAGGTCCCGAGCGGGTCGTGGGCCGGATGCCGGTCGAGGGCAACACCCAGCCCTACGGCCTGCTGCACGGCGGGGCCTCGGCGGTGCTGGCCGAGACGCTCGGCTCGGTGGCGGCCGCCATCCACGCGGGTCCCGAACGCATCGCGGTGGGCATCGAGATCAACGCCACCCACCACCGCGCGGCGAGCTCGGGATACGTCACGGGGGTCGCGACCAGGCTGCACGGCGGCCGGACGCTGGCGACGTACGGGATCGAGGTCACCGACGAGCGGGGAAAGCTCATCTGCACCTCCCGCCTCACCTGCATGCTTCGCGACAGGTGAAACCCCCGTCTCTTTGCGCACCACACCCGCGGGTCGCTACGGTGGTCCGAACGCGAGCCCGCGGGAAGGCCCAGTAGATAACGTGTACGGCCGGGGAAGCCTTACACGGCCCCAAAAGCCGACCCGCGGGCTCGTCCAGCTTTCCCGCCGATCGTTATCCGTTCGTATCCGCCGAGCGCCAGGCGTCTACCCCGATTTAGCCCCTGACCTGGCTCGTTGTTTCCTCACATGAGTGACACACACATGTCACTAATTGGTGACGAACGATAGTGAACCGGGCGGCACCAGAATAAGCTCCCGCCACAGCATCCCAGTTGTGCCTGCGATGCGCGCGTGTCGAGACGGAGGGGTCACAACCCCTTCTTGACCTACTTGAGGGAGCACCATTGCGCAGAGCCGTGATCGCGTTCACGGCCTTTCTGGGTGGACTCATCTTCCTGCTGGCAGGACCCGCCCATGCGGGGACGGCCGACTGCCAGGGGCTGAAGGGGACACTCAAACTCCAAGGCCAGCCAGTGAACGGCGCCAAAATCGCCGTGACCACCGAGAGCGGACAACCCGTCAAGGAGGTCACAAGCAACGCACAGGGCACGTGGGACGTTCAGGTCGACAAGCCAGGTAAATACAAGGTCACCCTGGATGTCAGCAGCCTTCCGAAGAATGCCGATGTGCGGGGCGGGAACAACGTCCGCACGCCGACCGTCTACGAGGGCAACTGCTCGACGGTCCTGTTCGCTCTCCAGCCCAAGGGCGCCCCCGGGCAGCAGCCGGCGGACACCGACGGGGAGATCACGTTCTGGGAGCAGGCCGCCCAGCTGACCTTCGAAGGGCTCAACCTCGGGTTGATCATCGCTCTGGCGGCGCTCGGCCTCTCGCTCATCTACGGCACGACCGGCCTGACCAACTTCGCCCACGGTGAGCTGGTCACGCTGGGCGCGATCCTCGCCTACGCGTTCAACGTGGGCTTCGGGCTGCATCTCATCCCCGCCGCGGTGATCGCCGTCGCGGTCGCCGGCGTACTGGGGTACCTGCAGGACCGCTTCTTCTGGGGCGTGCTGCGCAAGCGCGGCACCGGCACCATCGCCATGATGATCATCTCGATCGGCGTGGCGCTCCTGCTCCGCTACGTGTTCCTGATCTTCTTCGGCGGCCAGAACGAGGCCTACGCGCAGTACACCGCGCAGCCGGGCGTCGAGATCGGCCCCATCACGGCGGCCCCGAAGAACTTCGTCGCCATGGGCATCGAGCTCACGGTCCTCATCATCGTCGGCATCGCGCTGCTGCGCACCCGCACCGGCAAGGCGGCCCGCGCCGTGGCCGACAACCCCGCGCTCGCGGCCTCGTCCGGCATCAACGTCGACCGGGTCATCCGGATCATCTGGGCATCGGGCGGCGCCATCGCCGCGCTGGCGGGCATCATGCTCGGCCTGTCGCAGAGCCTCAAGTACACGATGGGCCAGGACGTCCTGCTGCTCATCTTCGCCGGCGTGACGCTCGGCGGGCTCGGCACCGCGTTCGGCGCGCTGGTGGGCTCGCTCGTGGTCGGCCTGTTCGTCCAGGTCTCCACCCTGTGGGTGCCGCCGGAGCTCAAGTCCGTCGGCGCGCTCGTCGTACTCATCATCGTGCTCCTCGTCCGGCCGCAGGGCATCCTCGGCCGCCGCGAGCGGATCGGCTGATCGGGGGAGGATCAGAATGGACTGGATCACGATCATCAGCACGACGCTCAAGGCCGCGGTCGGCGTCGAGACTGTGCTGTACGGAATCGCCGCCATCGGCGTCAACATCCACTTCGGCTACACGGGCCTGCTCAACTTCGGCCAGGCCGCCTTCATGGGCGTGGCCGGCTACGGCCTGGCGGTCACCGTCACCGTCCTGGGCCTGCCGTTCTGGGTCGGCATCGCCGTCGGCCTGGTCGCCGCCGTGCTCCTGGCGATCCTGCTGGGCATACCGACCCTGCAGCTGCGCGCCGACTATCTCGCCATCGTCACCATCGCGGCCGCCGAGATCGTCCGGCTCATCTTCCGCTCGGTGGCGTTCAAGAACGTCTTCGGCGGCTCCGACGGCCAGCGCGGCTTCTCCGACGGCTTCTACGCGCTCAACCCCTTCTCCGAAGGGCAGTACGGCTTCAACCTCGGCCCGGTGCCGCTGTTCTTCAACAACCGGCAGCTGTGGGTCATCCTCGTCGGCTGGGTGCTCATCGCCCTGGCCTGCACCATGGTCTACCTGCTCATGAAGAGCCCCTGGGGCCGGGTGCTCAAGGCCATCCGCGAGGACGAGGACGCCGTGCGCAGCCTCGGCAAGAGCGTCTTCTCGTACAAGATGCAGTCGCTCATCCTGGGCGGCGTCATCGGCTCTCTCGGCGGCTTCCTCTACGGCCTGGCCTACGCCTCGGTGCAGCCCGACGTGTTCGGCACCGAGACCACGTTCTACATGTACACGATGGTCATCCTCGGCGGCGCCGCCCGCGTGCTGGGCCCCGTCATCGGATCGATGATCTTCTGGGGGCTGCTGGTCCTCATCTACGGCGTGCTCTCCGAGGCGGTCGGCGCGGGGTACATCACCTTCATGGACACCAACCAGGTCGGCGCCCTGCGCTGGATCCTGGTCGGCCTCGGCTTGATCCTGTTGCTCATCTTCCGGCCACAGGGCATCTTCGGTGACAAGAGGGAGATAGCAATCGATGCACGCTGAAACCCACGCTCAGGCAGGAACCTCCGAGCGCAAGGCCGCTGCCCTGGCGGCGTTCAAGGACCTGGCGCGCGATCCCGGCGTGCCCAAGCCCGACCCCATCCTCGTGGTGGACAACGTGGTGCGCCGCTTCGGCGGCCTGACCGCCGTCGAGGTGGGCCACGTCGAGGTCCAGCGGGGCTCCATCACCGCGCTGATCGGCCCCAACGGCGCCGGCAAGACCACGTTCTTCAACCAGCTCACCGGGTTCGACACGGCCGACTCCGGCTCGTGGACGTTCAACGGGCGGGCCATGAACGGCGTGCCCGCGCACAAGGTCGCCCGCAGCGGCATGGTGCGCACGTTCCAGCTCACCAAGGCGCTGTCCAAGCTGACGGTCATGGAGAACATGCGCCTGGGCGCCCAGCAGCAGAAGGGCGAGAACTTCTTCCGCGCGCTGGTGCCGAGCTTGTGGCGCGGCCAGGAGGACGAGATCACCGAGCGGGCCGAGGACCTGCTCACCCGCTTCAAGCTCGACGCCAAGCGCGACGACTTCGCCGGGTCGCTCTCCGGCGGCCAGCGCAAGCTGCTGGAGATGGCCCGCGCGCTCATGGTCCAGCCCGAGCTGGTCATGCTCGACGAGCCCATGGCCGGCGTCAACCCGGCGCTGACGCAGTCGCTGCTCGGCCACGTCAAGGACCTGCGCGAGCAGGGCATGACGGTGCTGTTCGTCGAGCACGACATGGACATGGTCCGCGACATCAGCGACTGGGTGATCGTCATGGCCCAGGGCGCCGTCATCGCGGAGGGCCCGCCCGGGACGATCATGTCCGACGAGCGCGTGATCGACGCCTACCTCGGCGCCCACCACGACGCGCCCCTGTCGGAGAGCGAACTGACGGCCCAGCTCCACGAGGCGGAGGCGGCGCTGGAGGCCGAGATCGAAGAGGAGACGCAGAAATGACCGTCCCCGAGTCGGCCCAGTCCAAGGCGGCCGTCACCGACCGCAGCGCCCACCTGGAGGGCGCCAAGGACGCCGTGCTGCGCTGCGACGAGCTGATCGCCGGCTACCTGCCGGGCGTCAACATCCTCAACGGCTCCGACCTCTACGTCAAAGAGGGCGAGCTGATCGGCATCATCGGCCCCAACGGCGCCGGCAAGTCGACGCTGCTCAAGGCCATGTTCGGGCTGGTCAACATCCGCAGCGGCACGGTGCTGCTCAAGGGTGAGGACATCACGAACATGAAGGCCCACTCCCTGGTCTCCCGCGGCGTCGGCTACGTGCCGCAGACCAACAACGTCTTCCCCAGCCTCACCATCGAGGAGAACCTCGAGATGGGCGCCTTCCAGGTGCCGGGGAAGTTCAAGGAGCGCTTCGAGTTCGTCGCCGAGCTCTTCCCCGCGCTCAAGGAGCGGCGCAAGCAGCGCGCCGGGTCCCTGTCCGGCGGTGAGCGGCAGATGGTGGCGATGGCCAGGGCCCTCATGACCGAGCCGTCCGTGCTGCTGCTCGACGAGCCGTCGGCCGGCCTGTCGCCCAAGCTGCAGGACCTGGTGTTCATCCAGGCCCAGCAGATCAACAAGGCCGGCGTCACGGTCATCATGGTCGAGCAGAACGCGCGCCGCTGCCTGCAGATCTGCCACCGCGGCTACGTCCTCGACCAGGGCCGCAACGCCTACACCGGCACCGGGCGGCAGCTCGCCAACGACCCCAAGGTCATCGAGCTGTACCTCGGCACGCTGGCCAAGGCATAAATCCCGATCAAGACGGCGGAGGGGCTGTTATCAGCCCCTCCGCCGTTCTTTAATGAGCGCTGTGAAACGTTTTGCGACAGTCGCGCTCATGCTTCCCGTCCTGCTCGTCGGCTGCCAGGACAACGCCTCGTCCGCCTCCAAGTACAGCACCGGCGGCGATCCCACCGACAGCCCGTGCGCCCGCGTGGTCTCCGCCATCGGGTACGCCAACCTCATGCTGAAGCCCAAGGGCCAGGAGGACCAGCAGTACTTCGAGGACGCCGTGATCGGCCGCCTGGCCGAGCTGCGCGGGATCACCATGGAATTCGGCGACCGGCTGCCCGACTCGCTCAAGGGGGCCGTACAGACGGTCAGGACCACGACCGCGGGGCTGGCCAGGAACGACGTGCCCCGCAAGCGGCAGGTGGCGCTGCTCAAGCAGTACCGCGTGGCCGCCGACGAGATCATGGCGGGATGCAGATAGCAAGAAGGGCCCGGCCGTGGCGGCCGGGCCCTTCTACGTGAGGCGGCGGTACTAGCCGGCGATGTTGCCGGTGCGGTACTCCAGCGCCTTGGTGGCGTACTTGTTGTTCGCGCCGTACTGGTAGATGCCGATGGTGGCGACGGCCGGGTCACCGGCCTCGTTGAACTCGACCGGGCCGCTGACGCCCTCGTAGTCGATGTCCTTGCCGGCCTTCAGCAGGTCCACGCACTCCTTGAAGCTCTTGCACTTCTCGCCGCCCTTGCTCACCTCGGCCAGCTTGGCCGCGATGTCCACGCCGGCGTCGCTCTTGGCGGCCTCGGCGGCCAGCGCGAGCAGGTTGGCCGCGTCGTACGACTCGGGGGCGTAGCTGAAGTCCTGCAGCTTGGGGTCGATCTCCTTCAGCTTGCTCTGGAACTCCTCGGGAGCCGCGGCGCCGGGGATCGTGCCCTTCACGCCGTCGAGCGTGCCCTTGGGCATCTTCACGTAGTTCGTGTTGGACGTGTTGCCGTCCACCATGTACCACTTGTGCTTGTCCGCGGGCAGGCCCTGCTTGACCAGCTCGGCGATGACCTTCGCCGTCTCCTCGAACCCGATCAGCACGATGCCCTTCGGGTTCTTCGCCTTGATCTTGGCCACGTCGGCGGAGAAGTCGGCCGCCTTCGGGTCGTAGTCGACGCGCTCGACGACCTCGGCGCCACCGTCGGTGACGGTCTTCTGCACCTGGTCGGCCAGGCCGGTGCCGTACGAGTCCTGCATCGCGAGGATGCCGACCGTGTCGTTGCCGTCGGCGACCACGAGGTCGCCCAGCACACGGCCCTGCAGCTTGTCCGGCGGCGAGGTACGGAAGTACAGGCCCTTGTCGTTGATCGTGGTGAACTTGTCGGAGGTGTTGGCCGGCGAGAACTGGATCACGCCCGCACCCGTGATCTTGTCGATCACCGACTCCGACACCGACGACGACGCGGCGCCGATGATGGCGTCGGCCTTCTGCGCCAGCAGCTTGTCCACCGACTGCGAGGCGATGTTGGTGGTCGTGTCACCCGAGTCCGTGTCGTACTTGGTGACCGGCTTGCCCAGCACGCCACCGGCCTCGTTGATCTCCTTGACGGCGAGGTTGACTCCCGCGATCTCGGGCGGGCCGAGGAAGGCCAGCGAACCCGTCTGCGGCAGCAGCGTGCCGAGGGTCAGCGTGCCGTCGCCCTTGGCCGCTGCGGGCGCCGACGAGGATGGCGCGGCAGACGTGGAAGTCTGCGTGGCGGTGTTGCCTCCGCCACCGCCGCAGGCTGTCAGGGCGAGGCTGGTGGCAGCCACGACAGCCAGCGCCCGACCCACGGGAGCAATGCGGACCATGAAGTGTCTCCTTCATTTCCAGAGGCCGGGATCCGCCAGCTGCGCCGAGCGTTCCCGAACGAATGCTGGAAACGTACAAAACCGCAGCGTGCTCCCGACAGATGCACTGAGGAACTGTCGGCACTTGGATGCGGAGTCGTAATCACTCCTCAACTTACGGACCTGCGCAAGGACGCTTAATCTGCACTGAGTGAAGCGCTTTACGGTTCTCCTCGTGACGGCGATGCTCCTCACCGGTTGCGGCTCCTCCGAGCCCTCTCCCCCGCCTTCCGCGAAGCCTCCCGGCGGCGTATCCGTCTCACTGGCGCAGTGGCGTTCGGACGAGCCCGTGCACGCGATCGAGGTGGCCGTCCGCAATACCACCGACACACCCGTCTATTTCGCCGATATCCAGCTTGTCACGCCCTCGTTCAGGACGCTCCCGCCGCAGCGGATCGACAGCGCCATCAAGAAGACCGAGCGCACGGACCTGCGCATCACGTACGGCCCCGCCAACTGCACCCCCAAGGGCCTGCCCGAGGTGCGGCCCGCCACGGTCGTGGCGCATCTCAGCACCGGCTCGGAGCCGCCGCGCAAGGTGGTGTTCGACGTGCCGCATCCCGACCCGCTGCTGGCCAGGCTGCTGCGGGACGAGTGCTCCGAGTTCCTGATCAAGGAGGCGGCGGACATCGAGTTCGGCCCGGAGTGGAAGGAGTCGGGCAAGGCCATGCGGGGCGAACTGGTGGTCACCCGGCGCGGCCAGGGCGCTGTCACGCTGAACGACATGGGCGGGACCACCCACTTCATCGTCACGCCCGGCCACCGGCCCCTGGGCGTGCTGGCGGCCGGGCAGCAGCGGATGGAGGTGCCGATCGCGCTCGCCCCCGGCCGCTGCGACCCGCACGCGTTCGCCGAGGCCAAGAAGGCGTTCCTGTTCCCCGTGCGGGCCAGCATCGACGGGGGCCAGGAACGCGTGGTCATCGTGGTGCCGCCCAAGCCGCTGCAGGACCGCCTCATCACGTACGCGCTGAGGACGTGCGGCTTGGGCCGATGAGAAACCTGCTAAATGGACTGCCGCTGCGACACCCGCCAGGCACGATGCTGGGGCGGCAGACCGATGAGCAGGTTTCTTGTCGGCAGGCCCCTAACCCTCGATCTTGCCGGTGCGGTACTCCAGCGCCTTGCCGGGGTACTTGTTGTCGTCGCCGTACTGGTAGACGCCGATCGTCGCCACCGACGGGTCACCGGCGTCGTCGAACTCCACCGGGCCGCTGAGACCGTCGTAGTCGATGTCCTTGCCGGCCTTGAGCAGGTCGACGCACTCCTTGAAGCTCTTGCACTTCTCGCCGCCCTTGCTCACCTCGGGCAGCTTGGCCGCGATGGCCTGGCCGGTGTCGTCCTTGGCGGCCTCGGCGGCCAGCGCGATCAGGTTCGCCGCGTCGTACGACTCCGCGGCGTAGGTGTAGTCCTTGAGCTTGGGGTCGAGCTCCAGGAGCTTCTTCCTGAACTCGTCGGGCGCCTCGGCGCCGGGGATGGTCCCCTTGACGCCCTTGAGCGTGCCCTTGGGCATCTTCTGGTAGTTGGTGTTCGACATGTTGCCGTCCACCATGTACCACTTGTACTTGTCGGCCGTCAGGCCCTGCTTGACCAGCTCCGCCACGACCTTGGCGCCCTCCTCGAACCCGATCAGCACGATCGCCTTCGGGTTCTTCGCCTTGATCTTGGCCACGTCGGCGGAGAAGTCGGCCGCCTTCGGGTCGTAGTCCACGCGCTCCACGACGCTCGAGCCGGCGTCCTCGGCGGTCTTGGTGATCTGGTCTGCCAGACCGGAGCCGTACGAGTCCTGCATGGCCAGGATGCCGACGGTGTCGTTGCCGTCGGCGGCGACCAGGTCACCCAGCACGCGGCCCTGCAACTTGTCCGGCGGCGCCGTGCGGAAGTACAGGCCCTTGTCGTTGATCGTGGTGAACTTGTCAGAGGTGTTGGCCGGCGAGAACTGCACCACGCCCGCACCCGTGATCTTGTCAATGATCGACTCCGACACCGACGACGACGCGGCGCCGATGATGGCGTCGGCCTTCTGCGCCAGCAGCTTGTCCACCGACTGCGAGGCGATGTTGGTCGTCGTGTCACCCGAGTCGGTGTGGACCTTGGTGACCGGCTTGCCGAGCACGCCACCGGCCTCGTTGATCTCCTTGACGGCCTGGTCCACGCCGGCGAACTCGGGCGGGCCGAGGAAGGCCAGCGAACCCGTCTGCGGCAGCACCGTGCCGAGCGTCAGCGTGCCGTCACCCTTGGCCGCGGGAGCCGAGGAGGCCGCCGCGGACGGGGCCGCCGAGTCGGACTGCTTCGCGGCCGTGTCACCACCGCCTCCACCACAGGCCGTCAGAGCCAGGCTCGCCGCTGCGGCGACGGCCAGTGCGCGTCCTGCTGGAGCAATGCGGATCATAAAAGAGACTCCCCCTATCTCAACGAAGGAACGATCACCTTCGCTGTGTTTTCCGAGCTCAGCATGCCTGTTCGGGAAGGGGGTGGGGAGTTCTTACGCCGCTTTTATGCGGATTCGTAATGTCCCAAACACGCCCGGCGTCCACCAGGTTCGCCGTGATGGCCACCCCCGAGTCGTCCCCGGCCACCTCGGCGGCCAGCGCCACCAGCGTCACGGCGTCGTACGACTCCGCCGCATACGTGAACTGCCTCGGTGACGCTCTTCTGCACCTGGTCGGCCAGGCCCGTGCCGTACGAGTCCTGCATCGCAGGATCCCCACGGTGTCATTTCCGTCGGACGCCAAGTCGCCGAGTCACCCGAGTCCGTGTCGACCTTGGAGACGGGCCTGCCCATGACCCCGCCCGCCTCGTCCGCCTCCCGCAGCGCCAGATCGACGCCCGCGAACATCGGCGGACCCAGATAAGCCAGCGAACCCGTCTGCGGCAGCACCGTGCCGCTGGCCAGCCTGCCGTCCCCTCTCCCCGCCGAAGCCGAGGAGGACGGTCCGGACCTCGCAGCCGTCGTGCTCGAACACGCCGCCAGCACCAGGCACCCCGCGGCGAGAAGGGCCGGCCCTCGGGAAGCCGTGCGAACCGGCGCGCAAATGGAGCGGATCATCGAAAGCGTCTCCGTTCGAGATGAGCGAACCTGCCGTCCACCCATCAGTTACGCGCCGGAACACCTCCCACGAAAGCGCCCGAAGCCGGTTGGGTGCCCACTCGTGACCACACCACAACCCACCGGCCCGAACCACCTGATATTGGGCCTTATCAGCTCCGCCCGGCCGCGTCGTCGATAACGATCTGAGCAACCTCACGCATGCTCAACCGCCGATCCATCGACGCCTTCTGAATCCACCGGAACGCCTGAGGCTCACTCCAACCGTGCTGCGTCATCAACAGCCCCTTGGCGCGCTCCACCAGCTTCCGCGTCTCCAGCCGCTCCGACAGGCTCGACACCTCGGCCGCCAGCGCCACCATCTCCTCGTGCCTGCTGACCGCCATCTCGATCGCCGGCACCAGATCCGCCTTCGTGAACGGCTTCACCAGATAGGCCATCGCCCCCGCGTCCCTGGCCCGCTCAACCAGGTCACGCTGGGAGAACGCGGTCAGAATCAGGCACGGGGCGATCCGCTCCGCCACGATCCGCTCAGCCGCCGAGATACCGTCGAGCACCGGCATCTTCACATCGAGGATGACGAGGTCGGGCTTATGCTCGGCGGCCAGCCGGATCGCCTGCTCACCGTCCCCGGCCTCGCCGACGACGACGTAGCCGTCCTCCTGGAGCATCTCCTTGAGGTCGAGGCGGATCAGGGCCTCGTCTTCCGCGATCACTACTCGCCGCTGCGTACTCACGAGCAGAAGAGTACCGATGTCCGGTACATTAGAGCCACGCTGGCGCCCTCTCGTTGATCGACTTCGGCAGTAGGGCGTGGCTTTTGTCCGGACAAATCCGGATAAATCCGCCGGAATGATGGAATGGCAGACATGGACGCCTCAAAAGCGTCTGCTCGAAAGGGCGTGCGGGTTCGAATCCCGCTTCCGGCACCTGTAGCGCAGCAGAAACTGTCAGTGATGGTTGCCACACTGGTCTCATGCACCCCCGCGAGACCGTGGATCGCGCCCTGCGCCTCTCGGCACAAGGCCTGTTCGACCGGCAGGTAGCCGAGCTGTGTGGCGTCTCCATTGGAGCGATCCAGAAGTGGCGGACCGGCGCCCGCCGCTCTAACAAGGACCAAGATCTTCGATGCCACAACAACTGTCCCCGCTGCCATGGCCGCGAGCTTGACGACGCGGCTTATGCCTACCTCCTAGGGCTCTATCTGGGCGACGGGCACATCGTCCGATGCCGTAAGGATGTCTACCAGCTCTCGCTTTTCTGCAGTGACGCCTGGCCCGGTCTGATCGACGAAGCCGAGCGGGCAATGGCCCTTACGATGCCCACCTCGTCCGTGAGCCGCCGACGACGCCAGGGCTGTACGG
This genomic interval from Nonomuraea helvata contains the following:
- a CDS encoding hotdog fold thioesterase, whose translation is MDFSAYGAAHEGTLPDRMGIEFIEAGPERVVGRMPVEGNTQPYGLLHGGASAVLAETLGSVAAAIHAGPERIAVGIEINATHHRAASSGYVTGVATRLHGGRTLATYGIEVTDERGKLICTSRLTCMLRDR
- a CDS encoding branched-chain amino acid ABC transporter permease → MRRAVIAFTAFLGGLIFLLAGPAHAGTADCQGLKGTLKLQGQPVNGAKIAVTTESGQPVKEVTSNAQGTWDVQVDKPGKYKVTLDVSSLPKNADVRGGNNVRTPTVYEGNCSTVLFALQPKGAPGQQPADTDGEITFWEQAAQLTFEGLNLGLIIALAALGLSLIYGTTGLTNFAHGELVTLGAILAYAFNVGFGLHLIPAAVIAVAVAGVLGYLQDRFFWGVLRKRGTGTIAMMIISIGVALLLRYVFLIFFGGQNEAYAQYTAQPGVEIGPITAAPKNFVAMGIELTVLIIVGIALLRTRTGKAARAVADNPALAASSGINVDRVIRIIWASGGAIAALAGIMLGLSQSLKYTMGQDVLLLIFAGVTLGGLGTAFGALVGSLVVGLFVQVSTLWVPPELKSVGALVVLIIVLLVRPQGILGRRERIG
- a CDS encoding branched-chain amino acid ABC transporter permease codes for the protein MDWITIISTTLKAAVGVETVLYGIAAIGVNIHFGYTGLLNFGQAAFMGVAGYGLAVTVTVLGLPFWVGIAVGLVAAVLLAILLGIPTLQLRADYLAIVTIAAAEIVRLIFRSVAFKNVFGGSDGQRGFSDGFYALNPFSEGQYGFNLGPVPLFFNNRQLWVILVGWVLIALACTMVYLLMKSPWGRVLKAIREDEDAVRSLGKSVFSYKMQSLILGGVIGSLGGFLYGLAYASVQPDVFGTETTFYMYTMVILGGAARVLGPVIGSMIFWGLLVLIYGVLSEAVGAGYITFMDTNQVGALRWILVGLGLILLLIFRPQGIFGDKREIAIDAR
- a CDS encoding ABC transporter ATP-binding protein yields the protein MHAETHAQAGTSERKAAALAAFKDLARDPGVPKPDPILVVDNVVRRFGGLTAVEVGHVEVQRGSITALIGPNGAGKTTFFNQLTGFDTADSGSWTFNGRAMNGVPAHKVARSGMVRTFQLTKALSKLTVMENMRLGAQQQKGENFFRALVPSLWRGQEDEITERAEDLLTRFKLDAKRDDFAGSLSGGQRKLLEMARALMVQPELVMLDEPMAGVNPALTQSLLGHVKDLREQGMTVLFVEHDMDMVRDISDWVIVMAQGAVIAEGPPGTIMSDERVIDAYLGAHHDAPLSESELTAQLHEAEAALEAEIEEETQK
- a CDS encoding ABC transporter ATP-binding protein gives rise to the protein MTVPESAQSKAAVTDRSAHLEGAKDAVLRCDELIAGYLPGVNILNGSDLYVKEGELIGIIGPNGAGKSTLLKAMFGLVNIRSGTVLLKGEDITNMKAHSLVSRGVGYVPQTNNVFPSLTIEENLEMGAFQVPGKFKERFEFVAELFPALKERRKQRAGSLSGGERQMVAMARALMTEPSVLLLDEPSAGLSPKLQDLVFIQAQQINKAGVTVIMVEQNARRCLQICHRGYVLDQGRNAYTGTGRQLANDPKVIELYLGTLAKA
- a CDS encoding ABC transporter substrate-binding protein, translating into MVRIAPVGRALAVVAATSLALTACGGGGGNTATQTSTSAAPSSSAPAAAKGDGTLTLGTLLPQTGSLAFLGPPEIAGVNLAVKEINEAGGVLGKPVTKYDTDSGDTTTNIASQSVDKLLAQKADAIIGAASSSVSESVIDKITGAGVIQFSPANTSDKFTTINDKGLYFRTSPPDKLQGRVLGDLVVADGNDTVGILAMQDSYGTGLADQVQKTVTDGGAEVVERVDYDPKAADFSADVAKIKAKNPKGIVLIGFEETAKVIAELVKQGLPADKHKWYMVDGNTSNTNYVKMPKGTLDGVKGTIPGAAAPEEFQSKLKEIDPKLQDFSYAPESYDAANLLALAAEAAKSDAGVDIAAKLAEVSKGGEKCKSFKECVDLLKAGKDIDYEGVSGPVEFNEAGDPAVATIGIYQYGANNKYATKALEYRTGNIAG
- a CDS encoding ABC transporter substrate-binding protein encodes the protein MIRIAPAGRALAVAAAASLALTACGGGGGDTAAKQSDSAAPSAAASSAPAAKGDGTLTLGTVLPQTGSLAFLGPPEFAGVDQAVKEINEAGGVLGKPVTKVHTDSGDTTTNIASQSVDKLLAQKADAIIGAASSSVSESIIDKITGAGVVQFSPANTSDKFTTINDKGLYFRTAPPDKLQGRVLGDLVAADGNDTVGILAMQDSYGSGLADQITKTAEDAGSSVVERVDYDPKAADFSADVAKIKAKNPKAIVLIGFEEGAKVVAELVKQGLTADKYKWYMVDGNMSNTNYQKMPKGTLKGVKGTIPGAEAPDEFRKKLLELDPKLKDYTYAAESYDAANLIALAAEAAKDDTGQAIAAKLPEVSKGGEKCKSFKECVDLLKAGKDIDYDGLSGPVEFDDAGDPSVATIGVYQYGDDNKYPGKALEYRTGKIEG
- a CDS encoding ANTAR domain-containing response regulator — protein: MSTQRRVVIAEDEALIRLDLKEMLQEDGYVVVGEAGDGEQAIRLAAEHKPDLVILDVKMPVLDGISAAERIVAERIAPCLILTAFSQRDLVERARDAGAMAYLVKPFTKADLVPAIEMAVSRHEEMVALAAEVSSLSERLETRKLVERAKGLLMTQHGWSEPQAFRWIQKASMDRRLSMREVAQIVIDDAAGRS
- a CDS encoding helix-turn-helix domain-containing protein translates to MHPRETVDRALRLSAQGLFDRQVAELCGVSIGAIQKWRTGARRSNKDQDLRCHNNCPRCHGRELDDAAYAYLLGLYLGDGHIVRCRKDVYQLSLFCSDAWPGLIDEAERAMALTMPTSSVSRRRRQGCTEVKSYSKHWLCLFPQHGPGMKHTREIKLATWQQEIMEKHPGRFARGLIHSDGCRGVNRVRRVLSSGVRWYEYPRYHFKNESRDILALCCEALDLLGVAWRFNNRNELSVARREAVELLDLHVGPKY